A window of the Microplitis mediator isolate UGA2020A chromosome 5, iyMicMedi2.1, whole genome shotgun sequence genome harbors these coding sequences:
- the LOC130668421 gene encoding ATP synthase subunit delta, mitochondrial has product MATLARTLRPVFRCLRSQTRSYAEASGNEMKFTFAGANQVFYDNVSIRQVDVPSFSGSFGILPKHVPTLAVLKPGVVTVYQDDGSTKKVFVSSGTVTINEDSSVQILAEEAHPVENIDNSAARDILSKAQQQLNSASSDKDKAEAAIAVEVAEALVQASA; this is encoded by the exons atggcAACACTAGCAAGAACTCTTCGGCCAGTTTTCCGGTGTCTCCGGAGTCAAACGAGATCTTATGCCGAAGCATCTGGgaatgaaatgaaattcaCATTTGCTGGTGCCAACCAA GTTTTCTATGACAATGTTAGTATTCGTCAAGTAGACGTTCCTTCATTCTCTGGGTCATTTGGTATCTTACCTAAACACGTACCCACCTTGGCTGTTCTTAAACCTGGAGTTGTAACCGTTTATCAAGATGATGGTTCAactaaaaaagtatttgtgTCTTCTGGAACCGTTACCATAAACGAAGATTCTAGTGTTCaa attttaGCTGAAGAAGCACATCCTGTTGAAAATATTGACAATTCAGCAGCAAGAGATATTCTAAGCAAAGCTCAGCAACAATTAAATTCAGCTTCATCAGACAAAGACAAAGCTGAAGCTGCTATTGCCGTTGAAGTTGCTGAAGCATTAGTCCAAGCATCTGcttaa